A single window of Methylobacterium nodulans ORS 2060 DNA harbors:
- the groES gene encoding co-chaperone GroES: MTFQPLHDRVVVRRIEAEEKTKGGIIIPDTAKEKPQEGEIVAVGPGARDETGKLVPLDVKTGDRVLFGKWSGTEVRIDGQDLLIMKESDIMGVLA; encoded by the coding sequence ATGACGTTCCAACCGCTCCATGATCGCGTTGTCGTCCGCCGCATCGAGGCGGAGGAGAAGACCAAGGGCGGCATCATCATCCCGGACACCGCCAAGGAGAAGCCGCAGGAGGGCGAGATCGTCGCCGTCGGCCCGGGCGCCCGCGACGAAACCGGCAAGCTCGTCCCCCTCGACGTCAAGACCGGCGACCGCGTGCTGTTCGGCAAGTGGTCCGGCACCGAGGTCCGCATCGACGGTCAGGACCTGCTGATCATGAAAGAATCCGACATCATGGGCGTCCTCGCCTGA
- the groL gene encoding chaperonin GroEL (60 kDa chaperone family; promotes refolding of misfolded polypeptides especially under stressful conditions; forms two stacked rings of heptamers to form a barrel-shaped 14mer; ends can be capped by GroES; misfolded proteins enter the barrel where they are refolded when GroES binds), whose protein sequence is MAAKDVRFSSDARERMLRGVDILANAVKVTLGPKGRNVVLEKSFGAPRITKDGVTVAKEIELADKFENMGAQMVREVASKTSDVAGDGTTTATVLAQAIVKEGAKYVAAGMNPMDLKRGIDLAVAAVVEDLKQNSRKITKNDEIAQIGTISANGDAEIGRMLAEAMQKVGNEGVITVEEAKTAETELDVVEGMQFDRGYLSPYFITNAEKMIAELEDPYILIHEKKLSSLQAMLPVLEAVVQTGKPLLIVAEDIEGEALATLVVNKLRGGLKVAAVKAPGFGDRRKAMLEDIAILTAGQMIAEDLGIKLENVTLPMLGRAKRVRIEKETTTIIDGAGEKADIEARVAQIKAQIEETTSDYDREKLQERLAKLAGGVAVIRVGGATEIEVKERKDRVDDAMHATRAAVEEGIVPGGGVALLRAKAAAHGVTSDNTDVQAGINIVVRALEAPIRQIAENAGVEGSVVVGKLIENSSRSFGFDAQTETFVDLIQAGIVDPAKVVRTALQDAASVAGLLVTTEAMVAEAPKKEAPPAMPGGGGMGGMGGMDF, encoded by the coding sequence ATGGCTGCCAAGGACGTTCGTTTCTCTTCGGACGCGCGCGAGAGGATGCTGCGCGGCGTCGACATCCTGGCCAACGCCGTGAAGGTGACGCTCGGCCCGAAGGGCCGCAACGTGGTGCTCGAGAAGAGCTTCGGGGCACCCCGCATCACCAAGGACGGCGTGACGGTCGCCAAAGAGATCGAGCTCGCCGACAAGTTCGAGAACATGGGCGCCCAGATGGTGCGCGAGGTGGCCTCGAAGACCAGCGACGTCGCCGGTGACGGCACCACCACGGCGACCGTGCTGGCCCAGGCCATCGTCAAGGAAGGCGCCAAGTACGTCGCCGCCGGCATGAACCCGATGGACCTCAAGCGCGGCATCGACCTCGCCGTCGCCGCCGTCGTCGAGGACCTGAAGCAGAATTCCCGCAAGATCACCAAGAACGACGAGATCGCCCAGATCGGCACGATCTCGGCCAATGGCGACGCGGAGATCGGCCGCATGCTCGCCGAGGCGATGCAGAAGGTCGGCAACGAGGGCGTGATCACGGTCGAGGAGGCCAAGACGGCCGAGACCGAGCTCGACGTGGTCGAGGGCATGCAGTTCGACCGCGGCTACCTGTCTCCGTACTTCATCACCAATGCGGAGAAGATGATCGCCGAGCTCGAGGATCCCTACATCCTGATCCACGAGAAGAAGCTGTCCTCGCTCCAGGCCATGCTGCCGGTGCTGGAGGCGGTGGTGCAGACCGGCAAGCCGCTGCTGATCGTGGCCGAGGACATCGAGGGCGAGGCGCTGGCCACGCTGGTGGTCAACAAGCTGCGCGGCGGGCTGAAGGTGGCGGCCGTGAAGGCGCCGGGCTTTGGCGACCGCCGCAAGGCGATGCTGGAGGACATCGCCATCCTGACCGCCGGGCAGATGATCGCGGAGGATCTCGGCATCAAGCTGGAGAACGTGACGCTGCCGATGCTCGGCCGGGCCAAGCGGGTGCGGATCGAGAAGGAGACCACCACGATCATCGATGGGGCCGGCGAGAAGGCGGACATCGAGGCGCGGGTGGCGCAGATCAAGGCGCAGATCGAGGAGACCACCTCGGACTACGACCGGGAGAAGCTGCAGGAGCGACTGGCGAAGCTCGCCGGCGGCGTGGCGGTGATCCGGGTCGGCGGCGCCACCGAGATCGAGGTCAAGGAGAGGAAGGACCGCGTCGACGACGCCATGCACGCGACGCGTGCGGCGGTGGAGGAGGGCATCGTTCCGGGTGGCGGCGTGGCGCTGCTCCGGGCCAAGGCTGCGGCCCACGGCGTCACCAGCGACAACACCGACGTCCAGGCGGGCATCAACATCGTGGTGAGAGCCCTTGAGGCCCCGATCCGCCAGATCGCCGAGAATGCCGGGGTCGAGGGCTCGGTGGTGGTCGGCAAGCTGATCGAGAACTCCTCGCGCAGCTTCGGCTTCGATGCTCAGACCGAGACCTTTGTCGACCTGATCCAGGCCGGCATCGTCGATCCGGCCAAGGTGGTGCGCACGGCGCTGCAGGATGCCGCTTCGGTCGCCGGCCTGCTGGTGACGACCGAGGCGATGGTCGCCGAAGCCCCCAAGAAGGAAGCCCCGCCGGCCATGCCGGGCGGTGGCGGCATGGGCGGCATGGGCGGCATGGACTTCTGA
- a CDS encoding helix-turn-helix transcriptional regulator, with protein MSSKSLDLSRELLQSIHRTATPENVRDQLLKKLAGVGVEHVLLATLRICDAVPCDRRPTVFIGTYPDEWARRYYARNYILHDPVVRGVAERASGFAWTDPDLIASDDREARRVLDEAGEFGLHEGFTLPLLTLEGDTAGVSFVGERLDLSPAVRGMLTLVGTYALGQVLLLANGQAEALSEPLSPRERESLQWAADGKSDWEIGEAMGISEHGAIRHLRAVRRKLGTTSRAHAVALGLRLGIIS; from the coding sequence ATGTCCAGCAAGTCGCTCGATCTCTCCCGCGAGTTGCTTCAGTCGATCCACCGCACGGCCACGCCGGAGAACGTGCGCGACCAGCTCCTGAAGAAGCTCGCGGGCGTGGGCGTCGAGCACGTGTTGCTGGCGACCCTGCGGATCTGCGATGCGGTGCCGTGCGACCGGCGCCCGACGGTGTTCATCGGCACCTACCCGGACGAATGGGCGCGCCGCTACTACGCGCGCAACTACATTCTCCACGATCCCGTGGTCCGCGGCGTTGCCGAGCGGGCGAGCGGGTTTGCCTGGACGGATCCCGACCTCATCGCCTCCGACGACCGCGAGGCCCGGCGCGTCCTCGACGAGGCCGGCGAATTCGGCCTGCACGAAGGCTTCACCCTGCCCCTCCTGACGCTCGAAGGCGATACAGCGGGCGTGAGCTTCGTGGGCGAGCGCCTCGACCTCAGCCCCGCCGTGCGCGGAATGCTGACCCTGGTCGGCACCTACGCGCTCGGACAGGTGCTCCTCCTCGCGAACGGACAGGCCGAGGCGCTGAGCGAGCCGCTCTCGCCCCGCGAGCGCGAGAGCCTGCAATGGGCGGCGGACGGCAAGTCGGATTGGGAGATCGGCGAGGCGATGGGCATCTCCGAGCACGGCGCTATCCGGCACCTGCGCGCCGTGCGCCGCAAGCTCGGCACGACGAGCCGCGCCCATGCAGTTGCATTGGGCCTGCGGCTCGGTATTATCAGTTGA
- a CDS encoding acyl-homoserine-lactone synthase has translation MIHLVDATNIHRHAAEMEQVYRLRHDIFVKDKGWSDLAKPDQREIDQFDDEHAVHLLAMREDELVGYSRLLPTTRPYLLSTVLPELCDGPAPSAPHIWEWGRICVSDRARISGRRLNPVALALTTAVVEWGLPRGVNRFISQNPTSWLLRLIQLHFRAYPLGLPRLIEGEEIIAVEARFDQRTLRQLRAVRGEDRPVLAVA, from the coding sequence ATGATTCACCTCGTCGACGCCACCAACATCCACCGCCATGCGGCCGAGATGGAGCAGGTGTATCGGCTCCGTCATGACATCTTCGTCAAGGACAAGGGCTGGAGCGATCTCGCCAAGCCGGATCAGCGCGAGATCGACCAGTTCGATGATGAGCACGCCGTGCATCTGCTGGCGATGCGCGAGGATGAGCTTGTCGGATACTCTCGTCTTCTTCCAACGACACGACCCTACCTGCTCTCGACCGTGCTGCCCGAGCTGTGCGACGGGCCGGCGCCGTCTGCGCCGCATATCTGGGAATGGGGCCGGATCTGCGTCTCGGACCGGGCCCGGATCTCGGGCCGGCGCCTCAATCCGGTCGCCCTCGCGCTCACTACGGCCGTCGTGGAATGGGGCCTGCCGCGGGGCGTCAACCGGTTCATCTCGCAGAACCCCACCTCCTGGCTCCTGCGGCTGATCCAGCTGCACTTCCGGGCCTATCCACTCGGCCTCCCGCGCCTGATCGAGGGCGAGGAGATCATCGCCGTCGAGGCGCGATTCGACCAGCGCACCCTGCGCCAGCTGCGCGCCGTGCGCGGCGAGGACCGCCCGGTCCTGGCGGTGGCCTGA